From a single Miscanthus floridulus cultivar M001 chromosome 8, ASM1932011v1, whole genome shotgun sequence genomic region:
- the LOC136469881 gene encoding uncharacterized protein codes for MAGRGDGAAVSVEEFQELRTQMNDLMQQLQTLQLNMPHREPPPNEDDDNEDNEAPRRAAGHGHGRGGFGHGFGRARRVLVGGRDYDGDDDMLSDMDDHRHGGGHHGYRDYHRRHNDDGLRNVKVSIPPFSGQENADAYFEWETKVEQIFDLYEYSAEKKAKLAAIEFKGYAITWWNQVRTEYQRVGHVRITWEDMKREMRRRFVPAYYSRDLHLKLKRLVQGTRTVDEYFQELEMCVLHTGITEDEESTMARFLVGLNKPIADKVDMTTYTCLTELVHFAKRAERQIATSYKYNASWRHSQQQGDVTHQFQQQGAATPKSSSRGANRYLPTSSKQLDVKGKAVSSSQPTSSTAATQRKTSKIECFKCGGHGHKQAECPNRRTIIALADGSYDSQSEEEDEFNNVFADLNLDTCEYSAEDGTFELGLNCLAIQPIPTFAHNDLLQDVVSPSFNEITSDDFDELLADFPNLTRSIMNTPSPSLVVRRVLSTQFVAAEQGQRHNLFQSRCKVKGQVCRFIIDGGSCNNIVSALLVEKLGLQPRRHPHPYHMQWLNNSGTVKVSAMIRLSFSIGDYHGEVDCDIVPMQACHLLLGRPWQFDVDSVHFGRSNKHTFIHNDKKVVLIPLSPEEIHASDMARKKREESDKRKLSEIPNTSKGESSNPSSHIKTHANPKQPRHTECLFVSKSDMREARNTTAPFFVLLHKEVLLSTNDLPSSLPSVVLDLLQDFEDVFPDEIPAGLPPLRGIEHQIDLVPGVSLPNRPAYRTNPTETKEIQRQVKELLDKGKSFDEHLDHIRQVLAVLREEKLYGNIAKCTFCTDRVVFLGFVVSADGFYRRFVKDFSTIAAPLNNLTKKDVPFKWGNEQDQAFNELKTKLCEAPLLQLPDFGKTFEIECDASGIGIGGVLLQEGKPVAYFSEKLNGPHLNYSVYDKELYALVRVLEVW; via the exons ATGGCAGGACGTGGAGATGGTGCCGCTGTTTCGGTGGAGGAATTCCAGGAGCTGCGTACACAAATGAATGATTTGATGCAACAACTACAAACTCTTCAATTGAACATGCCTCATAGAGAACCACCACCAAatgaggatgatgacaatgaggataACGAGGCACCACGTCGTGCCGCTGGTCATGGACATGGACGTGGTGGGTTTGGCCATGGTTTTGGTCGTGCTCGACGCGTTCTAGTTGGAGGTAGAgattatgatggtgatgatgatatgtTGTCCGACATGGATGATCATCGACATGGTGGTGGCCATCATGGTTATCGTGACTACCATCGTCGTCATAATGATGATGGTTTAAGAAACGTGAAAGTGTCTATTCCCCCTTTCAGCGGACAGGAGAATGCTGATGCTTATTTTGAATGGGAGACCAAGGTGGAACAAATATTTGATTTGTATGAATACTCTGCTGAAAAGAAGGCAAAGCTTGCAGCCATTGAGTTTAAAGGCTATGCCATAACTTGGTGGAATCAGGTCCGTACTGAATATCAGAGAGTTGGGCATGTTCGTATAACTTGGGAAGACATGAAGAGAGAAATGCGACGTCGTTTTGTTCCAGCATATTACTCTCGTGATCTACATTTGAAGCTGAAACGTCTTGTGCAAGGTACTCGTACTGTTGATGAATATTTTCAAGAATTGGAAATGTGTGTACTTCATACAGGGATAACTGAAGATGAGGAATCCACAATGGCTCGGTTTCTAGTTGGCCTCAATAAACCCATTGCTGATAAAGTGGATATGACAACCTACACATGTCTCACCGAGTTGGTTCATTTTGCAAAGAGGGCTGAAAGGCAAATTGCTACGTCTTACAAATACAATGCTTCATGGCGTCATTCCCAACAGCAAGGGGATGTCACGCATCAATTCCAACAGCAAGGAGCTGCAACGCCCAAATCTTCATCTCGTGGAGCAAATAGatatcttccaacttcttccaaacaATTGGATGTGAAAGGTAAAGCTGTGAGTTCAAGTCAGCCCACTTCTTCTACTGCAGCCACCCAACGCAAGACAAGCAAGATTGAGTGTTttaagtgtggtggtcatgggCATAAGCAAGCTGAATGTCCCAATCGTCGTACTATTATTGCACTTGCTGATGGTTCTTATGATTCCCAAAGTGAAGAGGAGGACGAGTTTAACAATGTATTTGCAGATCTTAATCTTGACACTTGTGAGTATTCAGCAGAGGATGGTACATTTGAGCTAGGtctaaattgtttagccattcaacCTATTCCAACTTTTGCTCACAATGACCTATTACAAGATGTTGTTTCTCCATCTTTCAACGAGATTACTAGTGATGATTTTGATGAGTTGCTTGCTGATTTTCCTAATTTGACGCGTTCTATAATGAACACACCATCTCCTTCTTTGGTGGTGAGGCGAGTTCTTTCCACTCAATTTGTTGCTGCTGAACAaggacaacgccataatttgtttcaatccAGATGCAAAGTGAAAGGACAAGTGTGCCGTTTCATCATAGATGGTGGGAGCTGCAATAATATTGTTAGTGCTTTGCTTGTTGAGAAGCTTGGCTTGCAGCCACGTCGCCatccacatccataccatatgcAATGGTTGAATAATTCTGGGACAGTTAAGGTTTCAGCCATGATTCGTTTGTCATTTTCCATTGGTGATTATCATGGAGAGGTGGATTGTGATATTGTCCCCATGCAAGCATGCCATTTGCTGCTTGGTCGGCCCTGGCAATTTGATGTGGACTCGGTGCATTTTGGACGGTCTAACAAACACACTTTCATTCACAATGACAAGAAGGTGGTTCTTATTCCATTATCTCCAGAGGAGATACATGCTTCAGATATGGCTCGCAAGAAAAGAGAGGAATCTGACAAAAGAAAATTGAGTGAGATCCCCAACACAAGTAAGGGAGAGAGTTCTAACCCATCCAGCCACATAAAGACTCATGCCAATCCTAAACAGCCACGCCACACTGAGTGTCTCTTTGTGAGCAAGAGTGATATGAGAGAAGCGAGAAACACCACAGCCCCATTCTTTGTGCTCTTGCACAAGGAGGTCTTACTTTCAACTAACGATTTACCTTCATCGCTGCCtagtgttgttcttgatctcttacAGGACTTCgaagatgtttttcccgatgagatACCAGCTGGACTTCCTCCACTCCGTGGaattgagcatcaaattgatttggtaCCAGGTGTTTCTCTTCCAAATCGTCCAGCCTACCGCACCAATCCCACAGAgacaaaggaaattcagcgacaggtAAAAGAGCTTTTGGACAAAGG CAAATCATttgatgaacatcttgatcatatCCGTCAAGTACTTGCTGTTTTGAGGGAAGAGAAATTGTATGGCAACATTgctaagtgcaccttttgcacagacCGTGTTGTTTTCCTTGGCTTTGTTGTTTCCGCAGATG GTTTTTACAGGcgttttgttaaagatttcagcaccatcgcTGCACCcctcaacaatttgacaaagaagGATGTTCCATTCAAGTGGGGTAATGAACAAGACCAAGCCTTCAATGAGCTGAAAACAAAGCTTTGTGAAGCACCGCTGCTACAACTTCCTGATTTTGGTAAGACATTTGAGatcgaatgtgatgcaagtggtattGGCATAGGAGGTGTACTACTTCAAGAAGGTAAACCTGTTGCCTACTTTTCTGAAAAGTTGAATGGTCCACATCTGAATTATTCTGTCTATGATAAAGAGCTTTATGCCTTAGTTCGAGTTTTGGAAGTTTGGTAA